The nucleotide sequence GATAAAAATGGGAACAACAAAAGTTTAAAAGAATTATTTGGTGGCAAAGATGAACTTTTAGTTATTCATAATATGGGGAAATCTTGCGTGTATTGCACTATGTGGGCAGATGTACTTAGTGGTATGTATCACATAATAAAAGACAGGGTAAACATAGTTTTAACCAGTCCGGACGATGTAGCAACGATGAAAACTTTTGCTGAAAACAGAAAATGGAATATGCCGTATTATTCTTACCATGGAACAGATTTTTCTAAAGATTTAGGGTTTGCTTACGATAAAGAAAACAGAAGATGGTTTATGCCCGGTGTATCGGCATTAATAATAAAAGATGATAAAATTTTAAGAACAGCCTACGACTTTTTTGGTCCTGGCGATATGTACTGCCCACCTTGGCAACTTTTTGAACTACTACCAAAAGGAGCTAACGGCTGGCAACCAAAGTATGAGTATTAAAAAAAAAGACATTTTGCTTAATTTGGATTTATTTTGTATATTGTACTGTCATATGTCAAATCATACTAAAATATTATTCTTTTTCCAGTTTGTTATCAATAATATATTATTAGCTAGCACAATAGAAGTTATAAACTTAAATGATTCTGGATTAGGGTCTTTAAGATATTCTATTAATATAGCTATCAATGGAGATTCTATCGTTTTTAATCCAAATTTAATTACTAATGGAAGCGATACCTTGGTTTTAAATTCTTCAATTTATTTTTCAAAAAGTATAACAATAAAAGGTCTATTTAACTCTAAAGACACCTTGTTCATTAGTGGAAATAATTCCAATAGTATTTTTAAAATAGATTTTCCAGATTATAGCAATCATTTGACTTTTGAAAACCTCTACTTAATTAATGCATACAGCGAACGCGAAGGAGGTGCTATAAGTATAAAAAAGTGTAAGAAAGTAAATATTGCAAACTGTTTTTTCCAAAACAATACTGCTTTAAGTGGCGGTGGGGGAATTAGTGTAATGAATACCTCATTAATTAGCAGTAATCCCATTTGTTCCCTAACTATTAATCAATCTAAATTTATTAGCAATATTGGCAATGGTCGTGGAGGAGGAGCCATTCAGACTTTCACAAACAGTTTATACATAGATATTAATGAATCCAAATTTATCTACAATTCAACTAATAGCGGTGGTGGTGCAATAAATATTTTTAGTTACAACAATTATATTAACATTACTGGTTCAAATTTTCTAAATAATATTGCAGAAAGTGGTGGTGGTGCAGTATTGGCGTCAAGTAAAC is from Chitinophagales bacterium and encodes:
- a CDS encoding DUF899 family protein, which produces MNERMKELQKEIFEKQKELNKLKLEQAPENIKNYDFQDKNGNNKSLKELFGGKDELLVIHNMGKSCVYCTMWADVLSGMYHIIKDRVNIVLTSPDDVATMKTFAENRKWNMPYYSYHGTDFSKDLGFAYDKENRRWFMPGVSALIIKDDKILRTAYDFFGPGDMYCPPWQLFELLPKGANGWQPKYEY